The DNA segment CTAACACGAGGTTTACATGAATCCCATCCCATACTGTTCAGAGGGAATAAGACATTGTGAATCCCATGGTTTATCTATCGATCTATCTATCTCCAAGGCTGGAGCATCTGCATAAATATGTGACATCAGACTTGTACGAATTCATCGTTCCATGTTTACCCTTTAAACTTTTGacaaatttatatgaaaaaaaaaccaccaaaTTCAAATGAGTTTTGCAGAAATCGAATCCTTTCGTCTCAAAATTATAACTACTTctagcattcaaaatttatctcaaaatataacttcttTATTAACAATCTCTTTTCATTCAATTACAATCTTCCACCGTTTAATTCCCACTTACCTTTGTTTTTCAACCCATCATAATTTTCTCCTTTTAATTCTACCCACTGTCTTAGTATTTGTGTGTAAAATTAAAAATCCTTATATCTTAGAACGAAGATATGCAAACACTGTGGCACTGTGCCATTGACTCACTCGAATGAGAGAAACGCCCAGGGATCCTCCAGCTAACTCCACAAGATGATGATTTAGTTGGCTTGGGTTCAAAATCTCTCCCCTTCCACTTATTCGATATCAGATGCTTCCCTagtattcatgttttttttactacctccatcccataatacttgtcgttttgagttttttttaatgtttgttcattcgtcttatttaaaaaatatataattattatttattttatttgtgacttgatttatcataaaagtattttaagtataacttatttttttatatttgtattaacgttgcaagaaaaaaaaaactttatttacTGTGGGACGGAGGCAGTAACTCCCTCGAGTGAGACAGATCAATGACAGCCAGGTGGTCCAAATAGTGGAGCTCCAGGCGGAAGCATCTGTGCCTCATGTCCCCCGTCCACTGAACCGTACGCTTCCCCATCCCAACCACCCTAGACCCAGCTTTCATACACCTTCACAtccggccccacctgtcatacacccGGTGTACAAACACCAGGTCCATGCAACCATCGGCCCCACCACAAAACCCGGCCCATTTTCCCCATCAAATTACTACTTATCCGAAATTCCCAAactacatttctttttttttttattttcgttttaAAAACCGAtcgagagagagtgagaggcgAGCGAGAAGATCCCGACCAAAACCCGCGAAGGCAGCGAGatcgatcggcggcggcggcggcggggagatcATGCCGGAGAAGGCGGTGGACGACGTCATGGACTCGGCGGTGGGGGCGCACTTCAGCGGACTCCGCCTCGAGGCgctccgcctctcctccccctccgccccgtcctccccttcctccgccaaggcggccgcggcggcggccgcccacTCCAACGGCGCCGTCTACGCcaacggcgtcgccgccgacgccgcggagcTTGTGTCGCCATCCGCGCTCAGGCAGCCCTTCGTCATCGGTAGTAACTAATTCGAGCCCTTCCTCGTCGGCATTGTTTTTTGCTTGGTTTAGCCTCTGTTTGCGAGGATTTCTCTTGGATTTTTCAAGGGGTTTCGGGTGGGACGGCGTCGGGGAAGACGACGGTGTGCGACATGATCATCCAGCAGCTGCACGACCACCGTGTCGTGCTCGTCAACCAGGTGTGTGTGCCATCATTTTCTTCTATAGTTTCACATTGATCTGTGTTACTAGCTTAGCTGAACTCTGGGGTTGCATAATGCGGCATATGTGCTAAATCATGGACTGATAGTGATCAGGATTAGGAAATTTTCGAGTAGGTTTGATGTGTCCTTTAACCAGCTTACTAACGTGCTTCTGCCATTTCCCTACTACTTTTTGGAAAAGTAATCTGTTTAGATCTATTCTGCTAGATGAGTGTCTCTATGCATTCATCTTTCTTGCAATTCATTGCACCTAATGCTCATATTACAGCTGTGAAACTAAGCAATGAAACTGTTCACAACCTTATATTTTATATGAATGGAAAACATGGCATGAATGGACACGGGTAACTTGATGTCTGATCAGTTTTTCTGGGATATGCCTGAATGTTACCTCAAGTTGTGCTACCTCTAGCATGAATGCATTTAGGTCACTTACGGTAACTGGATGTTTGGGGGCATCCATTCAGGCACCACATGATCTAGAGGATGGGAATATCAGTTTGTGATAAATGCAACTCAAAATATTTATAGTTAGCAGAAATGTGGCACAACCATGTTTTCCATGGAATAGCAAAACACAGCTAAATGTGTATTGTCCACAGCTCCGTCCTGGCTCCACCCCCTTCGATGTTCTTCTCATGTTTATAAATCCAGAAACCGTTAGTCCAATTTATTTGGGAAATTATCTTCTTGGTGTCTGTGTGACAACCCATATGCCACATTGGTTAGTTGATCTTTCAACCAATAGTCCACCTGCAAATGATGCGTCATTAGTTACTTCAGTTTTTTTCCTGACAAGTCTTAGTGTCGTCTCGCTCCACCAGAAATGCTTTGAAGAGCCAGTAAATTTCATTTGGGTTTTAACTTGCAGGATTCCTTCTACCGTGGGTTAACTGCTGAAGAATCTGCACATGCCCAAGATTACAACTTTGATCACCCTGGTACTTGACTTGTCGTTTGGATGGAATTACACTCCCTGTTTTAGTGATCAGAGCCTGAGTTGGCATTCTTTTGTTTCTAATGTGAACAAAAATATCTTTGCTTGCAGATGCATTTGACACAGAGCAGCTTCTGGAATGCATGGGGCAGCTAAAACGGGCACAACCTGTAAATGTTCCTATATATGATTTTAAGAATCACCGACGGTCCTCTGAAAGCTTTAGAAAGGTAGTTCTGTGAGCTTTTAATCTAGGTTTCAAGTCATTGGCCTTTTGAATAACATTGAATAGTTGTTGCTTTCCCCCCTAATCTCTCTGCAATGATATGACCATTTATAGCTGATATATGCCCtttgtacatgaaaaaaatgaaaattgacaACATTGCATTTTGTTTCGAATGTTACTGTGCACATTTGTTAATTTTTCTTGATGTATTTTCATGATTCCTTATTAACAGTTAAGCGAATAAACTGCAATGTTGCTTATTAAATGACtgataaaattttgttttgctaGGTCAATGCATCAGATGTCATTATATTAGAGGGCATTTTAGTCTTCCATGATCAAAGAGTTCGCAATCTGATGGACATGAAAATTTTTGTGGACACAGGTTTCTCATTTTCATTATTATGTTGGGTTTGCCTTGAACTGCTTCCTGTTATTAGCTGGAATATTTGTTCACTTCTTTTTTGGGTGCCCATGATGCATCCAATCAGATGCTGATATTAGGCTAGCTCGACGAATAAGGCGTGATACAGTTGAAAGAGGTAGAGATGTTAGCTCGGTGCTTGAGCAGGTACTTCAACTTGTTTTATTTTGCgtttttatattaatattgtTCTTGTGCTTTGTAAACAGGTTTTTGTCTTTTTACCTTTCTGATTTCAATTTTTctacatatataatttgaaattctgTTGGCATCTGTAGTATGGCAGGTTTGTGAAGCCAGCATTTGATGATTTTGTTCTCCCTTCGAAAAAATATGCCGACGTGATCATACCACGAGGAGGTGATAATCATGTGGCAATTGACCTGATTGTTCAACATATTCGTACTAAGCTTGGTCAGCATGACTTGTGCAAAATCTATCCACATGTTTATGTGGTTCAAACAACATTCCAGGTTAGATTATTTGCACTTATCTTTAAACTTTATGCTTTTCTTTGCTAAATTTCATAATATTCTTCTACTTTTCATGGTGAATTCAACAGATCCGAGGAATGCATACTCTGATTCGTGACAGGGACATCACTACACCTGACTTTGTCTTTTATTCAGATCGGTTGATCCGTTTGGTACTACTTTTGTATATATAGCTTTTATAACTTCTCTTTAacttcataaattttttttttaaaagatccAGATTTTGAATTGATTCAACTCATTTGCTATTGGTATGGAAATGCCATGTCAGGTAGTTGAGCACGGACTGGGGCATTTGCCATTTACAGAAAAGCAGATTATTACTCCAACAGGTATTTTCAAATGGTACCACATATTTTTGGTTTCATTCTTTTTCAGTTGTTTAACAGTGTTACAAATTATTCCTACAAAAGACTGAAAAGAGAGCGCACATAACCCATCCTGCCATCAAAACGGCTCCATCCCACTGTGATGCAGGGGGTGCACGGTTTCATTCTGGTTGCTAATGCTAATATTGTTTTATATCATAAGTTCTGAACTGGTGTGAATCCACCTACGAAAAGGAGTTTTTTTAATTGTTCATAGTTGTAAGACAActgattcaaatttgactaGTGTGCTACATAACAATTCTCTAAAATCACCCAAAAAtttgttgagaaaaaaatttaggaTTGATGCTGCAGATGTGGCCTGCAGCTGGGACTCGTTGTTATGGAGAACCTTTACTTAATTAATTCTGCTGCTGCAGACCTTTGGAATTAGCTACTttcatatgcttctgaaattttccCTTCGACGTAGGAGTAGCAATTTATGGTTGGCTGCAAACAGGTTTTTAGGGGTCTGATTTAGTGCAAATAGAAAAACAGCATACCTAGAACTTCCCAACAAGTTTGCTACATGATACTCTGCATGTCGTACCTCTAtgcatttagtatttgaaattaGCTAGCTCTACAATGCTTTCCTTTTTCAGAACATCAACTCATGCATGTATAATTTGTTTCTTCTGGGTCTAGGGTCCATTTATATGGGAGTTGAATTTTGCAAGAAGCTCTGTGGAGTGTCTATTGTCCGAAGGTACGTTATGAAATGATGAAGTAATTAGCAAACTAAAAATTCAAGCAGACAACATTGGCAGGTGCATTTTGAAGGATGGCTGCATACTGAATTGACTCTGTCCAACAGCAATTTTCTGGATCCTTGTGTTGAGATGCTACCTTAGAACTCAAGATTATTTGTTATTAGTAGAATTTTACATTATACTTTGTTTTGTATTGGATTTTGGAACCTCTTCCTTTATGTATGTTATGTGTTCtgtaacatttttttctagGTCAGACTAGTGCATTTATCGATCTTCATGGTACCATGCATCATGTCCCAATTTTTAACTCCAAAttacttttttcctagtcattCTTCCGTAATGTCGTGAAATATTAGTATTACAGAAGATATTTCAACATCTTTTCATTAACATGTATCATTGTATTGCAGTGGTGAAAGTATGGAGAATGCATTGCGTGCTTGTTGTAAAGGAATAAAAATTGGCAAGATTCTAATACATCGTGTTGGAGACAATGGACAGCAAGTAAGTACATAGATTTTATGATTAATGATTATTGAAAAAGGATCCTCAGAATGACTTAGTTCATATAGTTTGAATAATTATTATTCACTTTGCCATTGCAGCTTATATACCATAAACTGCCCATGGATATTGCTGAACGGCATGTTCTTCTTTTGGATCCAGTGCTTGGTACAGGTCAGTTTTGCATGGTCGCTCTATATGTATTTTCATTCATTTGTTGGAACTTAAGCTAACTGACTTGTGAACCACTGATCATGGACGACATTGCCTTTGCTATGCATGCCTGCACTTATATATCTTGCATTTATCCAGAAGCTTTTCTGGACATTGGAAGATATTATTGCCTATTGGTTTCCCTGTTGGGAACaccttgatttttttaaaaaaagtataagGCAAGTATGAATCATTAGTCCATGATTATGTTCTGAATGAATGAACAATCAaagactgctgctgctgcaatgtTTGGCTAGATGCTCCACCAGCTTTAGGCCATCTGCAATTTTATTCATAGCGCCAGTATCTGACACTACTTTATAACTGAGTGTCCTTCATCGTTGTTTTGTACTCCGTAGGTAACTCAGCAAATCAAGCTATTGAGCTTCTGATAAGAAAAGGTGTTCCAGAGGAGCGAATCATATTTCTCAATCTTATCTCGGTAAATCCATTAACATACTAAACTAACTGTTCTGTTGCTCTCCGCCCTATTTTAGTTTTAACTGGATCTGTCTACCTTTATTTGTAAACAGGCTCCTGAGGGAATTCAGTGCGTCTGCAAGCGATTTCCGAGGCTGAAGATTGTAACCTCCGAGATCGACACCGGGTTGAGCGAGGAATACAGGGTAATCCCAGGGTTGGGAGAGTACGGTGACCGCTACTTCGGCACAGATAATTGATGCTTCCATAGCAATCGCTGGAGGTGTTGCTCCCTGGAGAAGGATCATGCATCGGAAGCAACATTTCATACCATGATGAAACTATGTGGATGAGTCTTAGCTGTTGTATTTGGCTGCAGTGCAGTACTACATCGTTTGTCAAATTGGTATGCGAGGTAGCATGTCAGAGAAATTGGTATGAACCCGGGCGGCCGAAAGAAAAGTATGGTGTACATCTGTAGCTGTTGTTTAGCCTCCAAAAACCAGAACCATGGCGTTAACGGAGGGCAATGCAAATTGTGTGCTAATCGTGATTGTTTGTtttgagccttttttttttcgctcaGATGTGTACTGCATGTCTGCATTCCTTGCTGGGAATGCGAGAAATGAGATCTGCCTGCAAGCGCATTCTAATAAGACTGTTCGAATGTAACAGAACAACTAacatgataaattaaatattagttaaatttttttaaaagtattttttcttcaggaacttattccttttaaaAAAGTGTACTGTTCAGCCGTTTGAGAAAAAACGCTTCTCAAGAGTCAATTCGTTTGAGACTTGGAGAGGTGTACATTTGGCTGCAGCTTTGACGTCAAAGCTTCACAAACGAGTCGTTAACGGGTTCAGGCGAGTATTTTGCCGCGTATGGAATATAGGCCGCACGTGGACCGTAATCCGTCAAAGGGCgttttggattgaagccaaaacatGATCAATTGGAGTAAACATGCTAGTTTGGATTGACGCTAAACAATTAGTAGTACCCATGCTTAATTTGGCTATATTCTGGAATCTTCTTCACTcattaaattttggctttttatTGGTATTAAACCAAacataggtggtgtttgaatctcctgaagataaagtgtttcacgtaaaacgagattgtaataacgtatgattaattgtgttttaattattataaacttgaaaaatggattaattgtaataacgtatgattaattgaattttaattattataaacttaaaaaatggattaatctggtattttagaacaactttcatatagaaagtttcgcacaaaacgtaccgtttagtagtttgaaaagcgtgcaacTTTAATCTAAAATTTAATCCACACTTTTCAGGACTAACGAACGGAGCCTATATAGACTAGCTAACTTTGCCCTATCAAAAAAATTGGTAGTGGCACTACCAACTAATTGGTAGGGTAGAGAACCAAATAGACCCAAAAGCCCAAATAATTTCGGCCAGATACACAACTGCAATCACGTTCTGCCCTAAATAGTGTGGGCTGCCCGTTCCAGCCCATACAATATAGCTGCACTTGCGCCGCAAATCCGTCCCGATCCAACCAGAGTCTGTACGAATCGAGGCGAGGAGGGGTTCGGACTTCGGAGATTTATGCACTGAACCCCCGTGAGGGCCATCAACTGTACGATCCACATTGTGCGGCACAGATCGAAGCGGTAGAGGTTGGGTCGCGAGCTTTTGCgccgtactccctccgtcccaaaaaaaaaaaaagataaatcttggtttccgtgtccaacatttgaccgtctgtcttatttgaaaaaattatgaaaaaatataaaaagataagtcacgtataaagtattaatcatgttttatcatctaataacaatgaaaatactaattataaaaaaaatttatataagacggatagtcaaatgttggacataTAAACtcaggtttgtcttttttttaaacggagggAATAGGATAAGGAGGAGTTCGGACATTTATTCCCCGTACCCCCTAACATAGGCTTACAGCCGTCCGATCCATCTTGCACGGTGCAGATCGGCGCGGGAGAAAGGGCGTCGCGACATTTGCATATAGGACCCTAGAATTGTTGAATATTACCATTTGCCCCTCGGAGGATAGGTAACCCAGAACTGGGCCTGCATTACCGTCCGATCTAAATCGTGCGGTCAAGATCGAGGTAGGAGAGACGTTTCAGATTTTATAGCAAAGCCTTGAGAAAATCACGTAGATTATCTGCGTCGTTAGTTCGGGATAAAATTTCAAACGAAACTAACCAGAATAACCAGATGCCTAACGACTAACGACACGAATTTCATCCAAACTTTTAGCAAAATCCCTATAAATTCGTGACCTGCAAAGCctccaacctcctcctcctcctcctccccgccataGTTTTCTTCTTCAAGCCTCGCCGTgtgttcgccggcgagcagagAGGACGAtgggcgccgcgcgcggcgtgcTCCAGGCGGCgcttctcctcgccgccgccttcttgctggtgagccccgcggcggcggcggcggtgaactCGACGTCGGCGACGCTGGACAACATCCAGCCGCTCTCGACGCTCAAcatggccgccgcgcgcgtcgccaTGGACGCCGGCTCCGCCATCCGCGCCTCGCCGGAGCTCCTCGGCACCAACGTGAGTATTACACAGCCTCGCGCAATACAAGCTTATGAGATCTCTGAATCTCACCTGTTTTCttctctcgccggcggccggcagggCGAGGATTCGGCCTGGGTCACCGTCAACTTCACGACGCCGGCGCCCACCGACGGCCACTGGATCGCGCTCTTCTCCCCTGCCGATTTCGAGTAAGCTCGTTTATCCACCTCAAGATCGATCAACTGAACATTGTTAGCTTCAAATTTCCTAATCCAATCTGACCACCCCTCCCCTCTGTGTGTGATGCTGCAGTTTGATCATGAGCAGTAGCAGAATCAATGCAGCAGGTGAAGATGAAGCACCTGCTGGATTACCCGTCGCTCCCATCAAGGTTGGTGATTACTCGCTCCGGCCTGATAATACTTGCCCTTTTAGACAAGGGTGGGATTAAACTTTAGaatatttgattatgaatcatttttaatatatttgtctttcaaatgtggtgattacatatatatatatatatatatatatatatatatatatatatatatatatatatatatatatatatatatatatatatatatatatatatatatattagtccTAAAAAACacttaataaaatcatatatttgttaacacttttatacatattataatgaaaaataatggtcaaagttatttttttgaGACCGTGCTTTTGTCCAAAACGATAAATATTATCAACccagagggagtagtagggggaaagaaaaacaagatGTATATTCTGATACAGATTGCGTGTATATCTCAATGGCTGGATGAGATTGATTGTTTTGATTGTTTTTGGTGTCTGTTTCATCAGTACAAGTTTGCTAACATCTCGCCGAGTTTCATGAgctccggcagcggcgacacCAGCTTTCTTCTCATCAACCAGCGCTATGATTACGCCTTCGGGCTGTTCTCCGGTGGCAAGGACAATGTGAGTTCAGATTTACACTGCATGACTTTAGAACTTTGGAACTATGATTAGGATTTGATCTTCTTTGCTGAAAAACAGCATTGGAGCTAGGAGCTAGGATAATGTAGCTAATTGTACGATTCTTTTGCAGCCTAAACTCGTTGCAGTTTCAAACAAGATCTCCTTTGCCAACCCGAAAGCTCCTGTCTTCCCTCGTCTCTCACAAGGAAAAGGATGGAATGAGGTGAGCTTGCAtaatttgcataaatttttagTTGGTTTCTTGATGTAATTGGTTTTCATGACAGATGGCTGTGACATGGACAAGTGGTTACAACGTTGATGAAGCTTACCCCTTTGTGGAGTGGAGAATGAACGGGAAGGAGAATGCTAGAGCTAGACGATCGCCGGCCGACACCCTCACCTTCACCAGAAACCATTTGTGTGGTAAAGTTCAGAGCAACTTACTGAAAAACATCcaaattatgttttaaaaaaaacttgtacaTATATTACAAAATCTAGTACAAGTTTGAGTTCAATTCAGAATTACAGGTAAGTTGACTCTGTTTAGCTGGAAAATTTTTCAGGTAAACCAGCTAATGCAGAAGGTTACAGAGATCCAGGCTTCATCCACACAGCTTTCCTGAAGAACTTGTGGCCAAACAGGGAGTAAGAACACTGACAGAACATGCATTGAGCTTCTCAGCAACTATTTTAATTTACAATATTCATGTAGTTTTCATGCTTTTCTTTTAGGTATTCTTATCAGATGGGACACGAGCTACTGGATGGAACTATAGTATGGGGCAAGTCGTCCACCTTCCGTGCATCACCTTCCCCTGGACAAGCTTCACTCCAGCGAATTGTCGTTTTCGGAGACATGGGACTCGTAAGAATTTCATCAAACTTGTGCACATTCTGATGACAATgttcaaattttatttgaaaatgcATGC comes from the Oryza glaberrima chromosome 9, OglaRS2, whole genome shotgun sequence genome and includes:
- the LOC127784060 gene encoding uridine/cytidine kinase UKL1, chloroplastic-like, whose translation is MPEKAVDDVMDSAVGAHFSGLRLEALRLSSPSAPSSPSSAKAAAAAAAHSNGAVYANGVAADAAELVSPSALRQPFVIGVSGGTASGKTTVCDMIIQQLHDHRVVLVNQDSFYRGLTAEESAHAQDYNFDHPDAFDTEQLLECMGQLKRAQPVNVPIYDFKNHRRSSESFRKVNASDVIILEGILVFHDQRVRNLMDMKIFVDTDADIRLARRIRRDTVERGRDVSSVLEQYGRFVKPAFDDFVLPSKKYADVIIPRGGDNHVAIDLIVQHIRTKLGQHDLCKIYPHVYVVQTTFQIRGMHTLIRDRDITTPDFVFYSDRLIRLVVEHGLGHLPFTEKQIITPTGSIYMGVEFCKKLCGVSIVRSGESMENALRACCKGIKIGKILIHRVGDNGQQLIYHKLPMDIAERHVLLLDPVLGTGNSANQAIELLIRKGVPEERIIFLNLISAPEGIQCVCKRFPRLKIVTSEIDTGLSEEYRVIPGLGEYGDRYFGTDN